In a single window of the Microbacterium sp. SL75 genome:
- a CDS encoding OmpL47-type beta-barrel domain-containing protein, whose amino-acid sequence MTPRRPLTSRLLAAATAALLATALASPLAASAAAGVPTDPNDGVPRIDPPATYTTFQPLADPGSGATDYFQPKWFDTDGRHIQAHGGQVVTTEENGQTVYYWYGEDRTNGYWNSPGVAVYRSTDAKNWTNLGDALRSISTRDDLLTPYFEDLYDTVDENGQPRTEKIDALAYHLNSTQNSDYTAIFERPKVLHNDKTGQWVMWWHADGRIEPGGSTYARSMAAVAVSDSPAGPFRMTGAFRMPNRTDYQACTPYAVPGQARDMTVFQDDDGKAYISYSSEENYSLYIAALDDSYTNVTHTTDRDTLDVNQYSEDGRYPYVFADGTPDAPKRGTDFQIVKECGHLEAPAIFERDGTYSVVTSGATGWAPNPQTYYTAKNLMGTWIRGVDANDVNETVSYDAIPDGGDGLLSIGDVRRSTFGSQTTNVFELEPGKFVYMGDRWNEGKSDSTYVWLPLTVGENGRLEMHNPAAEDPARYGDGWDASYWDDKGFGHGTWKADTAALPQNVRRGATPQLPASVPITTSAGTAPVAVTWSTIDTSALGPQTITGTLAADAQFTAGRSFQRTITVAEPGVADIAPEATVTASSRNDLVGTLTDDNPTAKGWDDWTGNGYPRDSWLQFDWGTDRTFDSIVVHTYKDGSTATWPSRIQVQYRDPAGAWKDTAVEATLAQDASTPAPTAVINARTLPAASALRLRLTSEANTWQSISEVDVWGDASAANVCRGGDAQVSASFHQTKWATMPASNACDGRLGTAWSTWTDAGYKDTATFTMETFEIHRLNEVRFTNIEGSIAGVSLEYRDYHENQWKPLPLTGDAPTVTNGTETTLSFPKVLATGLRLTFATPGSYLKIPEIFVPEAGGIVHIDPAVKTAPNASGWHTTAPVSVSLYHDGNSDVVVQHRLDGGAWSDDLDFPITADGDHTVDYRALWNGREVPEVAGSLPVRIDTAAPTTAASVEEPSTLRRLMQPAAVFQALAPTEATVVFAATDATSGVALTEYSLDGTTWTTGSRVTLTGAGDHVVQFRSTDVAGNREQVRSVTVTVRAGTAPGDGDGFGTGPGTGSGTPGAPAGTIGGPGSSDGGTASGLAVTGSEAPVVLGILALALSALGAALLGARRRRA is encoded by the coding sequence ATGACGCCTCGACGCCCGCTCACCTCACGCCTGCTGGCCGCCGCCACGGCCGCTCTGCTCGCCACCGCCCTGGCATCCCCCCTCGCGGCGAGCGCGGCAGCCGGCGTCCCGACCGATCCGAACGACGGCGTCCCCCGCATCGACCCACCCGCCACGTATACGACCTTCCAGCCGCTCGCTGATCCGGGTTCCGGCGCGACCGACTACTTCCAGCCGAAGTGGTTCGACACCGACGGCCGGCACATCCAGGCGCACGGCGGGCAGGTCGTCACGACCGAGGAGAACGGCCAGACCGTCTACTACTGGTACGGCGAAGACCGCACGAACGGCTACTGGAACAGCCCCGGCGTGGCGGTTTACCGGTCGACGGATGCCAAGAACTGGACGAACCTCGGAGACGCCCTGCGCAGCATCTCGACGCGCGACGACCTGCTCACGCCCTACTTCGAGGACCTCTACGACACCGTCGACGAGAACGGCCAGCCCCGCACCGAGAAGATCGATGCCCTGGCCTACCACCTGAACTCGACGCAGAACTCCGACTACACGGCGATCTTCGAGCGCCCGAAGGTGCTGCACAACGACAAGACCGGTCAGTGGGTCATGTGGTGGCACGCCGACGGACGCATCGAACCCGGCGGCAGCACCTATGCCCGATCGATGGCGGCGGTCGCCGTTTCGGACTCCCCCGCGGGGCCCTTCCGCATGACGGGCGCCTTCCGCATGCCCAACCGCACCGACTACCAGGCGTGCACGCCGTACGCGGTTCCCGGTCAGGCGCGCGACATGACGGTGTTCCAGGACGACGACGGCAAGGCGTACATCTCGTACTCGTCGGAGGAGAACTACAGCCTCTACATCGCCGCGCTCGACGACAGCTACACGAACGTCACGCACACCACAGACCGCGACACCCTCGACGTGAACCAGTACTCCGAGGACGGCCGGTACCCCTACGTGTTCGCCGACGGTACGCCCGATGCGCCGAAGCGCGGCACCGACTTCCAGATCGTCAAGGAATGCGGCCACCTCGAGGCCCCCGCGATCTTCGAGCGCGACGGCACCTACAGCGTCGTCACCTCCGGGGCGACCGGCTGGGCACCCAACCCGCAGACGTACTACACCGCGAAGAACCTGATGGGCACGTGGATCCGCGGTGTCGATGCGAACGACGTGAACGAGACCGTCTCGTACGACGCCATCCCCGACGGGGGCGACGGCCTGCTCTCGATCGGCGACGTGCGCCGCTCGACCTTCGGCTCGCAGACGACGAACGTGTTCGAGCTCGAGCCCGGCAAGTTCGTCTACATGGGCGATCGCTGGAACGAGGGAAAGTCCGACTCGACCTACGTCTGGCTCCCGCTCACCGTGGGCGAGAACGGCCGGTTGGAGATGCACAACCCCGCGGCGGAGGATCCCGCGCGCTACGGCGACGGCTGGGATGCCTCCTACTGGGATGACAAGGGCTTCGGTCACGGCACCTGGAAGGCCGACACCGCCGCGCTCCCCCAGAACGTCCGACGTGGCGCCACCCCGCAGCTGCCGGCCAGCGTCCCCATCACCACCTCCGCCGGCACCGCCCCGGTCGCCGTCACGTGGTCGACGATCGACACGAGCGCGCTCGGCCCCCAGACCATCACCGGCACTCTCGCCGCCGACGCGCAGTTCACCGCCGGCCGCTCGTTCCAGCGCACGATCACCGTCGCCGAGCCCGGCGTCGCCGACATCGCCCCCGAGGCGACCGTCACCGCGTCGAGCCGCAACGACCTCGTCGGCACGCTCACCGACGACAATCCCACGGCCAAGGGCTGGGACGACTGGACCGGCAACGGCTATCCGCGCGACAGCTGGCTGCAGTTCGACTGGGGTACGGACCGCACCTTCGACTCGATCGTGGTGCACACGTACAAGGACGGCTCGACCGCGACCTGGCCCTCGCGCATCCAGGTGCAGTACCGCGACCCGGCCGGCGCGTGGAAGGACACCGCGGTCGAGGCGACCCTCGCTCAGGATGCCAGCACCCCGGCCCCCACGGCCGTGATCAACGCCCGGACACTTCCGGCAGCGAGCGCTCTGCGACTGCGTCTGACGAGCGAGGCGAACACGTGGCAGTCGATCTCGGAGGTCGACGTGTGGGGCGACGCCTCGGCCGCGAACGTGTGCCGCGGCGGCGACGCCCAGGTGTCGGCATCCTTCCACCAGACGAAGTGGGCCACGATGCCCGCCTCGAACGCGTGCGACGGCCGACTGGGGACGGCATGGTCGACCTGGACCGACGCGGGCTACAAGGACACCGCGACCTTCACGATGGAGACGTTCGAGATCCACCGCCTGAACGAGGTGCGTTTCACGAACATCGAGGGATCGATCGCCGGCGTCTCGCTGGAGTACCGGGACTACCACGAGAACCAGTGGAAGCCGCTGCCTCTCACGGGTGACGCGCCCACCGTGACGAACGGCACCGAGACGACGCTGTCGTTCCCGAAGGTCCTCGCCACGGGTCTGCGCCTCACCTTCGCGACTCCCGGGTCGTATCTCAAGATCCCCGAGATCTTCGTGCCCGAGGCCGGCGGCATCGTGCACATCGACCCGGCAGTGAAGACGGCCCCGAACGCCTCGGGCTGGCACACCACCGCTCCCGTCTCGGTCTCGCTGTACCACGACGGCAACAGCGACGTCGTCGTGCAGCATCGCCTCGACGGCGGGGCGTGGAGCGACGACCTCGACTTCCCGATCACCGCCGACGGCGACCACACCGTCGACTACCGCGCGTTGTGGAACGGCCGTGAGGTGCCCGAGGTCGCCGGATCCCTGCCCGTCCGCATCGACACCGCCGCCCCGACCACCGCGGCCTCGGTCGAGGAGCCCTCGACCCTGCGGCGCCTGATGCAGCCGGCCGCGGTGTTCCAGGCTCTGGCCCCCACCGAAGCCACGGTGGTGTTCGCTGCGACGGATGCCACCTCGGGCGTTGCCCTGACCGAGTACTCGCTCGACGGAACCACGTGGACCACCGGCTCCCGCGTGACCCTCACGGGCGCCGGCGACCACGTCGTGCAGTTCCGCTCGACCGATGTGGCGGGCAACCGCGAACAGGTGCGGTCCGTGACCGTCACGGTGCGAGCGGGCACCGCCCCGGGCGACGGCGACGGTTTCGGCACGGGCCCCGGCACGGGCTCCGGCACGCCCGGTGCTCCCGCGGGAACGATCGGCGGGCCGGGGAGCTCGGACGGCGGCACCGCCAGCGGTCTCGCCGTCACAGGCTCAGAGGCACCCGTGGTTCTCGGCATCCTGGCCCTGGCTCTGTCGGCTCTCGGCGCCGCGCTGCTCGGGGCACGCCGCCGCCGCGCCTGA
- a CDS encoding alpha-ketoacid dehydrogenase subunit beta, giving the protein MPISRALNAGLRRALETDDRVLLMGEDIGPLGGVFRVTEGLQKDFGPRRVIDSPLAESGIVGTAIGLAMGGFTPVLEIQFDGFVFPAFDQITSQLAKITNRHEGAVRMPVVIRIPYGGHIGAVEHHQESPEAYFTHTAGLRVVSPSNANDAYWMIQQAIESPDPVVFLEPKAKYWQKGEVDLEAPALPLHASRIVRRGTDVTLVGHGAMVTTLLQAAALAESEGTSCEVIDLRSLSPVDYGPLLDSVRRTGRMVYAQEAPGFTSLGSEIAATVMEKAFFALEAPVLRVSGFDVPFPPAKLEGTYLPDADRILEAVDRSLAY; this is encoded by the coding sequence ATGCCGATCAGCCGCGCGCTGAACGCCGGACTCCGTCGCGCGCTCGAGACCGACGACCGCGTGCTGCTCATGGGTGAGGACATCGGCCCGCTCGGCGGCGTCTTCCGCGTGACCGAGGGCCTGCAGAAGGACTTCGGTCCGCGCCGGGTCATCGACTCCCCGCTCGCGGAGTCGGGGATCGTCGGCACCGCGATCGGTCTCGCGATGGGCGGCTTCACGCCCGTGCTCGAGATCCAGTTCGACGGCTTCGTCTTCCCCGCCTTCGACCAGATCACCTCGCAGCTCGCGAAGATCACGAACCGCCACGAGGGCGCGGTACGCATGCCCGTCGTCATCCGCATCCCCTACGGCGGACACATCGGCGCGGTCGAGCACCACCAGGAGAGCCCCGAGGCGTACTTCACGCACACGGCAGGGCTCCGGGTGGTCAGCCCCTCGAACGCGAACGACGCCTACTGGATGATCCAGCAGGCGATCGAATCGCCCGACCCCGTCGTCTTCCTCGAGCCGAAGGCCAAGTACTGGCAGAAGGGCGAGGTCGACCTCGAGGCGCCCGCGCTGCCGTTGCACGCGAGCCGCATCGTCCGCCGCGGCACCGACGTCACGCTCGTCGGACACGGCGCGATGGTGACGACCCTGCTGCAGGCCGCCGCTCTCGCCGAGAGCGAGGGCACGAGCTGCGAGGTCATCGACCTGCGTTCGCTCTCGCCCGTCGACTACGGCCCCCTGCTCGACTCGGTGCGCCGCACCGGCCGCATGGTCTACGCGCAGGAGGCGCCGGGCTTCACCTCGCTCGGCTCCGAGATCGCCGCGACCGTCATGGAGAAGGCCTTCTTCGCGCTCGAGGCGCCCGTGCTGCGGGTGTCGGGGTTCGACGTGCCCTTCCCGCCCGCGAAGCTCGAGGGCACCTACCTGCCCGACGCCGACCGCATCCTCGAGGCCGTCGACCGGTCTCTGGCGTACTGA
- the purB gene encoding adenylosuccinate lyase, which produces MSSLPPQPLSPLDGRYFATVAELGDYLSEAGLNRARVEVEVEWLLALTDRSLFGTSPVSDADRARLRALYEEFGADEIAWLKEKEAVTRHDVKAVEYLVRDRLDTLGLTALAELTHFACTSEDINSTAYALTVQRAVERVWLPKLRSVTAALAELAKQHRDAAMLSRTHGQPATPTTMGKEIGVFAWRLERVIRQLDAGEYLAKFSGATGTWSAHVAAEPDVDWPSLTREFIESLGLGFNPVTTQIESHDWQVELYDRARHAGGILHNLATDIWTYISLGYFTQIPVAGATGSSTMPHKINPIRFENAEANLEIAGGLFATLASTLVTSRLQRDLTDSTTQRNIGVAFGHSLLALDNLQRGLTEISLAEDVLLADLDVNWEVLAEAIQTVVRAEIAAGRSQITDPYALLKDLTRGRRVGGAELAEFVRGLDIGDAAKERLLALTPAAYAGLASRVVDAL; this is translated from the coding sequence GTGTCCTCTCTGCCCCCGCAGCCCCTCAGCCCGCTCGACGGACGGTACTTCGCCACCGTCGCGGAACTCGGCGACTACCTGTCGGAGGCCGGGCTCAACCGCGCCCGCGTCGAGGTCGAGGTCGAGTGGCTGCTCGCCCTGACCGACCGCTCGCTGTTCGGCACCTCGCCCGTCTCCGACGCCGACCGCGCGCGCCTGCGCGCCCTCTACGAGGAGTTCGGCGCCGACGAGATCGCGTGGCTGAAAGAGAAAGAGGCGGTCACCCGCCACGACGTCAAGGCCGTCGAGTACCTCGTGCGCGACCGCCTCGACACCCTGGGCCTCACCGCCCTCGCCGAGCTGACGCACTTCGCCTGCACCAGCGAGGACATCAACTCCACCGCCTACGCCCTCACCGTGCAGCGCGCGGTCGAACGCGTGTGGCTGCCCAAGCTCCGTTCGGTCACGGCCGCACTCGCCGAGCTCGCGAAGCAGCACCGCGACGCCGCGATGCTCTCGCGCACCCACGGCCAGCCGGCCACGCCCACCACGATGGGCAAAGAGATCGGCGTCTTCGCGTGGCGCCTCGAGCGCGTCATCCGTCAACTGGATGCCGGCGAGTACCTCGCGAAGTTCTCGGGAGCCACCGGCACCTGGTCGGCGCACGTCGCCGCAGAGCCGGACGTCGACTGGCCGTCGCTGACGCGTGAGTTCATCGAGTCGCTCGGCCTCGGTTTCAACCCGGTCACCACGCAGATCGAGTCGCACGACTGGCAGGTCGAGCTCTACGACCGTGCCCGTCACGCCGGCGGCATCCTGCACAACCTCGCCACCGACATCTGGACGTACATCTCGCTCGGGTACTTCACCCAGATCCCCGTCGCGGGCGCCACCGGGTCGTCGACCATGCCGCACAAGATCAACCCGATCCGGTTCGAGAACGCCGAGGCGAACCTCGAGATTGCGGGCGGGTTGTTCGCCACCCTGGCATCCACTCTCGTGACGAGCCGCCTGCAGCGCGACCTCACCGACTCGACGACCCAGCGCAACATCGGCGTCGCCTTCGGGCACTCTCTGCTGGCTCTCGACAACCTGCAGCGCGGTCTCACCGAGATCTCGCTCGCCGAAGACGTGCTGCTGGCCGACCTCGACGTGAACTGGGAAGTGCTCGCCGAGGCGATCCAGACGGTCGTGCGCGCCGAGATCGCCGCGGGCCGCTCGCAGATCACCGACCCCTACGCGCTGCTCAAGGACCTCACGCGCGGCCGCCGCGTCGGCGGGGCCGAGCTGGCCGAGTTCGTGCGCGGCCTCGACATCGGCGACGCCGCGAAAGAGCGCCTGCTCGCGCTGACCCCCGCCGCGTACGCGGGACTGGCCTCGCGGGTGGTCGACGCGCTGTAA
- a CDS encoding thiamine pyrophosphate-dependent enzyme produces the protein MTPLDDPALVRVLAADGTLAPTPAAERYLPLIDALTDAELETFYRDMVSIRAFDVQATNLQRQGQLALWPPSFGQEAAQVGSARAARAQDHVFPSYREHVVTRIRGVDPLDIIRLMRGLTHGGWDPTDPKNGNTHIYTLVLGAQTLHATGLAMGLVFDGKSGSGDPERDEAVIVYYGDGASSQGDVHEAMVFAASFQTPEVFFLQNNQWAISVPVATQSRSPLYKRGEGYGIPSLQVDGNDVLASYAVSKVALDEARAGGGPRAIEAMTYRMGAHTTSDDPTKYRTSDEEKAWAGRDPIARMRAYLEGRGASQQFFDDADAEGAALADDVRVRTNELGGIPRVHMFESVYSEAHALIAEEQRWLDDYETSMEGGAQ, from the coding sequence ATGACCCCGCTCGACGACCCCGCTCTCGTGCGCGTTCTGGCAGCCGACGGCACGCTGGCCCCCACGCCCGCCGCCGAGCGCTACCTGCCGCTCATCGACGCCCTGACCGACGCCGAACTCGAGACCTTCTACCGCGACATGGTCTCGATCCGCGCGTTCGACGTACAGGCCACCAACCTGCAGCGCCAGGGGCAGCTCGCCCTGTGGCCGCCGTCCTTCGGGCAAGAGGCGGCGCAGGTCGGCTCCGCCCGCGCGGCCCGCGCGCAGGACCACGTCTTCCCCTCGTATCGCGAGCACGTGGTCACCCGCATCCGCGGCGTCGACCCGCTCGACATCATCCGCCTCATGCGCGGACTCACCCACGGCGGGTGGGACCCCACCGACCCCAAGAACGGCAACACGCACATCTACACGCTCGTGCTCGGTGCGCAGACGCTGCACGCCACGGGCCTGGCGATGGGCCTGGTGTTCGACGGCAAGAGCGGCAGCGGCGACCCCGAGCGCGACGAAGCCGTCATCGTCTACTACGGCGACGGCGCCTCGAGCCAGGGCGACGTGCACGAGGCGATGGTCTTCGCCGCGAGCTTCCAGACCCCCGAGGTGTTCTTCCTGCAGAACAACCAGTGGGCCATCTCGGTGCCGGTCGCGACGCAGTCGCGCTCGCCGCTGTACAAGCGCGGTGAGGGCTACGGCATCCCGAGCCTCCAGGTCGACGGGAACGACGTGCTCGCGAGCTACGCCGTGTCGAAGGTCGCCCTCGACGAGGCGCGCGCAGGCGGCGGCCCCCGCGCGATCGAGGCGATGACGTACCGCATGGGCGCGCACACGACCAGCGACGACCCCACCAAGTACCGCACCTCCGACGAAGAGAAGGCGTGGGCCGGGCGCGACCCGATCGCCCGCATGCGCGCCTACCTCGAGGGACGCGGCGCCTCGCAGCAGTTCTTCGACGACGCGGATGCCGAGGGTGCAGCCCTCGCCGACGACGTGCGCGTGCGCACGAACGAGCTCGGCGGCATCCCGCGCGTGCACATGTTCGAGAGCGTCTACTCCGAGGCTCACGCGCTGATCGCCGAGGAGCAGCGCTGGCTCGACGACTACGAGACCTCGATGGAAGGGGGCGCGCAGTGA
- a CDS encoding low molecular weight protein-tyrosine-phosphatase produces the protein MTANPDAPFRVVFVCSGNICRSPMADVVFRRIAHTSGLGAHIASTSAGTGDWHVGERADHRTLAALERLGYDGSSHRARQFQYADFERNDLVVALDRSHERVLRGWARDDDDADKIALLQSFLPDAETLDVPDPYYAGAPMFDEVLGMIERASRALFRQLEPAIRSAG, from the coding sequence ATGACCGCGAACCCCGACGCGCCGTTCCGCGTCGTGTTCGTCTGCAGCGGCAACATCTGCCGCTCACCGATGGCCGACGTGGTGTTCCGCCGCATCGCCCACACGTCCGGTCTCGGAGCGCACATCGCGTCGACGTCGGCCGGCACCGGCGACTGGCACGTTGGCGAACGCGCCGACCACCGCACCCTCGCGGCCCTCGAGCGCCTGGGCTACGACGGCTCGTCGCACCGCGCCCGCCAATTTCAGTACGCCGACTTCGAGCGCAACGACCTCGTGGTCGCCCTCGACCGCAGCCACGAACGCGTGCTCCGCGGTTGGGCGCGTGACGACGACGACGCCGACAAGATCGCGCTGCTGCAGTCCTTCCTTCCGGATGCCGAGACCCTCGACGTCCCCGACCCGTACTACGCCGGGGCCCCGATGTTCGACGAGGTGCTCGGTATGATCGAACGCGCCAGCAGGGCCCTGTTCCGACAGCTCGAGCCCGCCATCCGTTCCGCGGGCTGA
- a CDS encoding dihydrolipoamide acetyltransferase family protein → MTEQTFVLPDVGEGLTEAEIVQWRVAPGDTVAVNDVIVEIETAKSLVELPSPYSGTVGELLASEGSTVEVGAPIITIGSADAETPSQAEPVTVPEPSDPGGAVLVGYGTGGAVSSRRRKPAERPVKASVGVVAKPPIRKLARDLGVDLSAVTPSGPAGEVTRDDVVKHAEQASVFRNIETPAWGAVREETIAVATPAAPAPVASAPSSDAREESIPVRGVRKATANAMTSSAYSAPHVSVWVDVDASRTMELVKRLKASPDFADVKISPLLIMARAVIWALRRTPMINAAWVDTEDGAQISVRHYVNLGIAAATPRGLLVPNIKDAQSMNTRELAKALEHLTLTAREGRTSPADQTGGTFTITNIGVFGVDAGTPIINPGEAGIIALGAIRQKPWVVDGEVRPRWVTTVSGSFDHRVVDGDGISRFIADVASVLEEPALLLD, encoded by the coding sequence GTGACCGAGCAGACCTTCGTTCTCCCCGACGTCGGAGAAGGCCTCACCGAGGCCGAGATCGTGCAGTGGCGCGTCGCTCCGGGTGACACCGTCGCCGTCAACGACGTGATCGTCGAGATCGAGACGGCCAAGTCGCTCGTCGAGCTGCCGTCGCCGTACTCCGGCACGGTCGGCGAGCTGCTGGCATCCGAGGGGTCGACCGTCGAGGTCGGTGCGCCGATCATCACGATCGGATCCGCGGATGCCGAGACCCCGTCGCAGGCAGAGCCCGTCACGGTTCCGGAGCCCAGCGATCCCGGTGGGGCGGTGCTGGTCGGGTACGGCACGGGTGGCGCGGTGTCGTCGCGTCGGCGCAAGCCCGCGGAGCGCCCCGTGAAGGCGTCGGTGGGTGTGGTCGCGAAGCCCCCGATCCGCAAGCTCGCGCGTGACCTCGGCGTCGACCTGTCGGCCGTGACTCCCAGCGGACCCGCCGGAGAGGTGACCCGCGACGACGTCGTGAAGCACGCCGAGCAGGCGAGCGTCTTCCGCAACATCGAGACGCCCGCGTGGGGTGCCGTCCGCGAGGAGACGATCGCCGTGGCCACTCCCGCGGCGCCCGCCCCCGTGGCATCCGCTCCCTCCTCCGACGCCCGCGAGGAGTCGATCCCCGTCCGCGGCGTCCGCAAGGCGACCGCCAACGCGATGACCTCGAGCGCGTACTCGGCGCCGCACGTGTCGGTGTGGGTCGACGTCGACGCCTCGCGCACGATGGAGCTCGTCAAGCGCCTCAAGGCCTCGCCCGACTTCGCCGACGTGAAGATCTCGCCGCTGCTGATCATGGCGCGCGCCGTCATCTGGGCGCTGCGTCGCACCCCGATGATCAACGCCGCGTGGGTCGACACCGAAGACGGCGCCCAGATCTCGGTGCGCCACTACGTGAACCTCGGCATCGCCGCGGCGACCCCCCGTGGCCTGCTCGTGCCGAACATCAAGGACGCGCAGTCGATGAACACCCGCGAGCTCGCCAAGGCACTCGAGCACCTCACCCTCACCGCACGCGAGGGCAGGACCAGCCCCGCCGACCAGACCGGTGGCACGTTCACGATCACGAACATCGGTGTGTTCGGAGTGGATGCCGGGACCCCGATCATCAACCCCGGCGAGGCCGGCATCATCGCGCTCGGCGCCATCCGTCAGAAGCCGTGGGTCGTCGACGGCGAGGTGCGGCCCCGCTGGGTGACCACGGTCTCGGGCTCGTTCGATCATCGCGTGGTCGACGGCGACGGGATCTCGCGGTTCATCGCGGACGTGGCATCCGTGCTCGAGGAGCCGGCGCTGCTGCTGGACTGA
- a CDS encoding histidinol-phosphate transaminase: MSEEPVLPRIRPEIAALPAYRQGRQASPDAFKLSSNENPFEPLPGVLDAAVAAGAFNRYPDATAARLRERLAARYGVSPDEVHVGAGSVSVLAQLLLATSGPGDEVVYAWRSFEAYPSLVAVAGAKSVQVPLTADSRHDLPAMAAAVTERTRLVIVCSPNNPTGPTVGYDEFAAFVDAVPRDVLIVLDEAYAEFVTDPDSVEGSRVRAVLNRPNVVVLRTFSKAYGLAGLRIGYAIGHTGVLNAARSTAIPLSVTAAGEAAAIASLDAESELLHRVKVIAERRDRLVDRLRAVGWDVPDAQGNFVWLAAGDRTVEVATAFEEAGLIVRPFPGDGIRISIGEEESLDRVVEVAAAAAVR, from the coding sequence GTGAGTGAAGAGCCGGTTCTGCCCCGTATCCGCCCCGAGATCGCCGCCCTGCCCGCGTACCGCCAGGGGCGACAGGCCAGCCCCGACGCCTTCAAGCTCTCGAGCAACGAGAACCCCTTCGAGCCCCTCCCCGGCGTCCTCGATGCGGCCGTCGCGGCGGGAGCGTTCAACAGATACCCGGATGCCACGGCCGCACGCCTGCGCGAGCGTCTCGCCGCGCGGTACGGCGTCTCGCCCGACGAGGTGCACGTCGGTGCCGGCAGCGTCTCGGTGCTCGCGCAGCTGCTGCTGGCGACCTCGGGCCCCGGCGACGAAGTCGTCTACGCCTGGCGCTCGTTCGAGGCCTACCCCTCGCTGGTCGCCGTCGCGGGCGCGAAGAGCGTGCAGGTGCCGTTGACGGCGGACTCGCGTCACGACCTTCCCGCGATGGCCGCCGCCGTCACCGAGCGCACGCGCCTCGTGATCGTCTGCAGCCCCAACAACCCCACCGGCCCGACCGTCGGCTACGACGAGTTCGCTGCCTTCGTCGACGCCGTGCCGCGCGATGTGCTGATCGTTCTCGACGAGGCCTACGCCGAGTTCGTCACCGACCCCGACTCGGTCGAGGGCAGCCGCGTGCGCGCCGTGCTCAACCGGCCGAACGTGGTCGTGCTTCGCACCTTCTCGAAGGCGTACGGTCTCGCGGGTCTGCGCATCGGCTACGCGATCGGCCACACCGGCGTGCTGAACGCCGCGCGCAGCACCGCGATCCCGCTCTCGGTCACCGCTGCCGGCGAGGCCGCGGCGATTGCGAGCCTGGATGCCGAGAGCGAGCTGCTGCACCGCGTGAAGGTCATCGCCGAGCGACGCGACCGCCTGGTCGACCGCCTCCGCGCGGTCGGGTGGGACGTCCCCGACGCCCAGGGCAACTTCGTGTGGCTCGCCGCCGGCGACCGCACGGTCGAGGTCGCCACCGCTTTCGAAGAGGCCGGGCTCATCGTGCGCCCCTTCCCGGGCGACGGCATCCGCATCTCGATCGGCGAAGAGGAGTCGCTCGACCGCGTGGTCGAGGTCGCCGCGGCCGCCGCCGTGCGCTGA
- a CDS encoding phage holin family protein, which produces MRFVVRVAVNAFAIWIVTLLPALQVRLIPFAPGEWFQVLLTLLLVGLIFALVNTIIGTVVKIVAIPLYILTLGLISLIINGFLLWLTGVITENWDWGLRTGEFWLTVVAALVIGIINAVLGGILRPRREERERR; this is translated from the coding sequence ATGCGCTTCGTCGTCCGCGTCGCCGTCAACGCCTTCGCCATCTGGATCGTCACCCTGCTGCCCGCCCTGCAGGTGCGGCTCATCCCGTTCGCGCCGGGCGAGTGGTTCCAGGTGCTGCTCACGCTGCTGCTGGTCGGGCTCATCTTCGCCCTGGTGAACACGATCATCGGCACCGTGGTCAAGATCGTCGCGATCCCGCTCTACATCCTCACCCTCGGGCTCATCTCGCTGATCATCAACGGCTTCCTGCTGTGGCTCACGGGCGTCATCACCGAGAACTGGGACTGGGGCCTGCGCACCGGCGAGTTCTGGCTGACGGTCGTCGCGGCGCTCGTCATCGGCATCATCAACGCCGTGCTCGGCGGCATCCTGCGCCCGCGGCGCGAGGAGCGCGAACGCCGCTGA